One genomic region from Dermacentor variabilis isolate Ectoservices chromosome 6, ASM5094787v1, whole genome shotgun sequence encodes:
- the LOC142586211 gene encoding uncharacterized protein LOC142586211: MCDPDFRRRRDTDEGDASSSTVIEQATVLKSSLGTGDDLMCTGEQQFLLQTARAWTEGPHERTLVRLLLDGGSQRTFIHRNLSEKLQLKVLGEEELKIFAFGETSATTRTKTRRVELWLGSQYDGKGVRVEALEVPCICADIMAAPSNSVLLQLSKFHFQVADASRGDESENIDLLIGADHYWEIVTGSTKRLSSKLMAVETVFGWTVQGQVGTRKSTGVCSSAAGVMRIGVSEQIYKEISAQLKSFWELEHIGIKEHEPVRHEDAVLQHYKETVNFENGRYKVSFPWNSMVYELGDNYECAARRLKAQTKRLLEGDSLIREYDACIRDYIEKGYAEPASKDYGRSEGPVYYMPHQAVVRRESQTTKLRVVFDASSSAKSRLSLNNVLESGPNLNPELIDLLINFRTYNIAIVADIEKAFLQISLSEGDRNAVQFLWYAMTPKKGEELPAVVTYRMTRVPFGVTSSPFLLAATLQHHLEGLPERYAETAGILRRHLYVDDLVTGVDSLDKGKVLCQESKDILSQAGMRLHKWMSNDRDLVNFLENGNVERTNADAGYAAATKVLGVGWNAQTDHFEYNLTSLIDFLSARADNKRFVLQVSARIFDPFGFIAPTTLCVKVMFQKLWELGIGWDDPLPETLRPEWDCWCRELPRIEGVSIPRLIAADFRNDDTEKVVHVFCDASPKAYGAVAYIVTKSPFGLTNVSLVMAKSRVAPLKRLSLPRLELMGALIGARLCHYVTKALDLKNVATILWTDSTVAMYWIKGNAARWKPFVANRVSELQALTDPRDWRHCPGSDNPADLITRGILPSALRESELWWKGPRWLQEDDTCWPTISEPSSRVGECQMEERKVTVMPIVSSSSMAIFNVGNYSSFSRVVRVTAWVRRFVDNCHNKEGRTIGPLRAEEIISAERYWLARAQRDAFSDDISNLKNQRPLHKSSPVMPFNPYFDKEGLMRVGGRLQFSDNNEETKHPIVLPGNHPLTSLLIRKEHLRMLHAGVRDTLAQLRESYWIIRGRQAVKKIIKQCLVCHRQSCPPATEPVAPLPADRVTKGNPFDIVGIDFAGPLICQQPRDSKKCYIAIFTCAVTRAVHLELVSDLSATAFLLAFKRFVARRGICSTVYSDNALTFKRAARDLKAMFMLLQVEELQSYFAGNQIRWKFIVERAAWWGGFWERMVRSVKVALRKVLGRSSLSFEELTTVLYEVEAVINSRPLTFIYDDAQEPEPLSPAHFLVGRKLTTLPPHLLPDEIPGGGMHLSRRWKYRTAMADSFWRRWRKEYLLELRSAHMCRPTTSSDLKKGALVLLREDRLKRHMWKTARIKETFKGRDGRVRSCKLVLSGETEVKRPIQLLYPLEIVEQ, translated from the coding sequence ATGTGCGACCCTGACTTCAGGAGACGCCGCGACACTGATGAAGGGGATGCATCTTCGTCAACGGTGATTGAGCAAGCCACGGTGTTGAAGTCCTCATTAGGCACGGGAGATGACTTGATGTGCACTGGAGAGCAGCAGTTTCTCCTGCAGACAGCGCGAGCTTGGACAGAGGGTCCACATGAACGTACGCTTGTCCGGCTTCTCCTGGACGGTGGCAGTCAGCGAACCTTCATCCATCGCAACCTATCCGAAAAGCTGCAGTTAAAAGTGCTGGGAGAAGAGGAACTtaaaatatttgcctttggtgagACATCAGCCACCACACGCACAAAAACGCGTCGAGTGGAGCTGTGGCTCGGAAGCCAGTACGACGGAAAAGGGGTGCGAGTGGAAGCGCTGGAGGTTCCTTGCATCTGTGCAGATATCATGGCTGCTCCATCAAATTCTGTTCTACTTCAACTTTCAAAATTTCACTTCCAAGTCGCAGACGCCTCGCGGGGCGACGAAAGCGAAAATATTGACCTTTTGATTGGCGCTGATCATTACTGGGAAATTGTCACGGGATCCACTAAGCGTCTCAGCTCCAAATTGATGGCGGTGGAGACTGTATTCGGATGGACAGTCCAGGGCCAGGTCGGCACAAGGAAGTCAACAGGAGTCTGCTCCTCGGCTGCTGGCGTGATGCGGATAGGAGTGAGTGAACAAATTTACAAGGAAATATCAGCACAGCTAAAGTCTTTCTGGGAGCTCGAGCACATCGGTATCAAGGAACATGAGCCAGTTCGTCACGAGGACGCAGTCCTTCAGCACTATAAAGAAACCGTCAATTTTGAGAATGGCCGCTATAAGGTGTCGTTCCCTTGGAATTCGATGGTTTACGAGCTTGGCGACAACTACGAGTGCGCAGCAAGGCGTCTTAAAGCACAGACAAAGCGACTCTTGGAAGGAGATTCGTTGATTAGGGAATACGACGCCTGCATAAGAGACTACATAGAAAAGGGCTATGCAGAGCCAGCCAGCAAGGATTACGGCAGGTCGGAAGGTCCGGTGTACTATATGCCACATCAGGCAGTTGTTCGTCGCGAAAGCCAGACGACAAAACTGAGGGTAGTATTTGATGCATCATCAAGTGCCAAAAGTCGCCTCTCACTGAACAATGTTTTGGAAAGTGGCCCAAACCTAAACCCAGAGCTCATTGATCTGCTGATCAATTTCCGCACTTACAACATTGCCATCGTTGCGGATATTGAAAAGGCCTTTCTCCAAATATCACTATCAGAGGGCGATCGGAACGCTGTGCAGTTTCTCTGGTACGCTATGACGCCAAAGAAAGGGGAAGAGCTTCCAGCTGTGGTGACCTATCGCATGACTCGCGTGCCGTTCGGGGTCACGTCGAGCCCATTTCTCTTGGCTGCAACGTTGCAACATCATCTTGAAGGCCTGCCGGAACGGTATGCTGAAACTGCAGGTATTCTGCGCAGGCATCTTTACGTGGACGACCTTGTAACTGGGGTTGACAGCCTTGACAAGGGTAAAGTCTTGTGCCAGGAATCCAAAGATATATTGTCTCAAGCAGGGATGCGGCTACACAAGTGGATGTCGAACGACCGCGATCTCGTCAACTTCTTAGAGAATGGCAATGTGGAGAGAACGAACGCTGATGCTGGATATGCTGCAGCTACAAAGGTATTGGGAGTGGGTTGGAATGCTCAGACTGACCACTTTGAATACAACCTAACTTCACTCAtcgacttcctctccgcaagAGCCGACAACAAGAGATTTGTGCTGCAGGTCTCGGCAAGAATTTTCGACCCTTTTGGATTTATTGCTCCCACCACATTATGCGTAAAGGTAATGTTCCAGAAGTTGTGGGAGTTGGGAATTGGTTGGGACGATCCCTTGCCTGAAACCTTGCGGCCTGAGTGGGACTGCTGGTGTAGGGAGCTTCCACGCATCGAAGGAGTGTCTATTCCAAGACTGATAGCGGCAGACTTTAGAAACGATGATACGGAGAAAGTGGTGCATGTTTTCTGTGACGCAAGCCCGAAGGCCTATGGTGCTGTCGCATATATTGTGACCAAGTCTCCGTTCGGACtaacaaatgtcagcttggtcATGGCTAAATCAAGAGTGGCCCCTTTGAAACGCCTCTCGCTACCCCGATTGGAGCTGATGGGAGCCCTTATTGGCGCGCGACTATGCCACTACGTTACCAAGGCCTTGGATCTGAAGAACGTTGCTACCATCCTCTGGACTGACTCTACAGTagctatgtactggatcaagggaAACGCTGCCAGATGGAAGCCCTTCGTGGCAAATCGAGTCTCAGAGTTGCAGGCGCTGACAGATCCCAGGGATTGGAGACACTGCCCAGGCTCAGACAACCCCGCTGACCTAATCACCCGCGGCATTCTCCCATCGGCCCTGCGGGAAAGCGAACTGTGGTGGAAAGGACCCCGTTGGCTTCAGGAGGATGACACGTGTTGGCCAACGATAAGTGAGCCGAGCTCGAGGGTTGGGGAGTGCCAAATGGAAGAGCGAAAGGTGACGGTGATGCCCATAGTATCATCGTCATCCATGGCAATTTTCAATGTTGGGAATTATAGTTCATTCAGCAGAGTCGTGCGAGTAACCGCGTGGGTCCGCCGCTTTGTCGACAACTGCCACAACAAAGAAGGAAGGACGATCGGCCCATTACGAGCTGAAGAAATAATCAGCGCCGAAAGATACTGGTTGGCTAGAGCTCAACGAGATGCGTTCAGCGACGACATTTCAAACCTGAAGAATCAAAGACCGCTGCACAAGAGCTCTCCTGTTATGCCTTTCAACCCATACTTCGACAAAGAGGGCCTCATGCGAGTTGGTGGACGCTTGCAATTCAGTGATAACAACGAAGAGACTAAGCATCCCATCGTTCTCCCTGGCAATCACCCCCTCACGTCACTGCTCATACGGAAGGAACATTTGAGAATGCTGCACGCGGGCGTACGCGATACTCTAGCACAGCTGCGAGAATCGTATTGGATTATCCGAGGACGTCAGGCCGTAAAGAAAATTATCAAGCAGTGCCTCGTCTGTCACAGGCAAAGTTGCCCTCCCGCTACGGAACCAGTAGCACCACTTCCAGCTGACAGAGTGACAAAGGGAAACCCGTTCGACATCGTTGGCATCGATTTTGCAGGGCCCTTGATTTGTCAACAGCCACGCGACAGCAAAAAATGCTACATCGCTATTTTCACCTGTGCTGTGACACGTGCCGTCCACCTTGAGCTTGTCAGCGACCTGTCAGCTACAGCCTTCCTGTTGGCCTTTAAACGCTTTGTGGCACGCCGTGGAATTTGCTCGACGGTGTATTCGGACAACGCGCTCACATTCAAGCGTGCAGCCAGGGATCTAAAGGCAATGTTCATGCTGTTGCAGGTCGAGGAATTGCAGTCATACTTCGCCGGAAACCAGATCAGATGGAAGTTTATTGTTGAACGGGCAGCTTGGTGGGGTGGATTCTGGGAGCGGATGGTGCGATCTGTGAAAGTAGCATTGCGAAAGGTGTTAGGTCGGAGCAGCTTGAGTTTCGAAGAACTGACCACCGTTCTTTATGAGGTGGAGGCCGTGATCAACTCACGCCCTTTGACTTTCATATATGATGATGCTCAGGAGCCAGAACCACTGTCACCAGCTCATTTCCTTGTCGGAAGAAAGTTGACGACCCTTCCTCCACACCTGCTGCCGGACGAAATTCCTGGCGGTGGCATGCATCTCTCACGACGCTGGAAGTACCGGACTGCCATGGCCGACAGTTTCTGGAGACGGTGGCGGAAAGAGTACTTATTGGAGCTCAGATCGGCACATATGTGCCGACCAACGACATCGAGTGATCTGAAGAAAGGCGCATTGGTGCTCCTGAGGGAAGACCGCTTGAAACGCCACATGTGGAAGACCGCCAGAATTAAGGAAACATTTAAGGGTAGAGACGGCAGGGTGCGGTCCTGCAAACTGGTATTAAGTGGGGAAACTGAGGTGAAGCGACCGATACAGCTGCTGTATCCCTTGGAGATTGTAGAGCAATGA